One genomic region from Octopus sinensis linkage group LG13, ASM634580v1, whole genome shotgun sequence encodes:
- the LOC115218302 gene encoding zinc finger protein 680-like isoform X1: MPKIMGKSSYHCDICKKPFSREVNLIAHKRVCAEVKPYHCNTCGKAFTGRRDLTKHKCINTNEKPHRCDICGKAFSYEGSLTIHKYSHTGEKPHHCDICGKSFSQKGNLTIHRRSHTGEKPYRCEICGKAFPSSGELTNHKYSHTMSILLWIPLSFGCVEEAMRKYFTCLTQTNITQNILTSNLTTEHIEAMCREKETLFQCMSKVTECSTYTREMLLTGIDINSMRQAYDKLCQRKDEFTRDLPCLEKYSSAMEKSFAAVIEERSDLRQKLSYSDITFDEYFKKYCPMWKKVIDNLPEVIGCPKTFVEILQDYFYSMMPEKCKDITEQYRPEDNGSSNVIFKGGQMYFSFILFLIFVFATE, from the exons ATGCCAAAAATAATGGGAAAATCatcataccactgtgatatctgtaaaaagccATTCTCTCGAGAAGTTAACCTCATTGCCCACAAACGTGTTTGTGCTGAAgtaaaaccatatcactgtaatactTGTGGTAAAGCATTCACTGGAAGAAGggatttaactaaacacaaatgcaTTAACACAAATGAGAAACCACAtcgatgtgatatctgtggtaaagcgTTCTCTTATGAAGGTTCTTTAACTATACACAAATacagtcatacaggagagaagccacatcactgtgatatctgtggtaaatcattctctcaaaaaggtaaTCTCACCATCCATAGGCGTagccatacaggagagaagccatatcgctgtgaGATCTGTGGCAAAGCATTCCCTTCAAGTGGTGAGCTGACTAACCACAAATACAGTCACACAA TGAGTATTTTGCTGTGGATACCTTTAAGCTTTGGGTGTGTTGAAgaagccatgaggaaatatttcaCTTGTCTTACTCAAACTAATATTACTCAAAATATCCTGACATCCAACTTGACTACAGAACACATCGAAGCTATGTGCAG GGAGAAAGAAACACTGTTTCAGTGTATGAGTAAAGTAACAGAGTGTTCAACGTATACACGAGAGATGCTTCTCACAGGAATCGACATTAATTCAATGCGTCAGGCTTATGATAAATTGTGCCAACGGAAGGAcg AATTCACCCGTGATCTTCCTTGTCTAGAAAAATATTCCAGCGCCATGGAAAAGTCTTTTGCAGCAGTGATTGAAGAACGCAGCGATTTAAGACAGAAATTATCCTACTCCGACATCACATTTGACGAATACTTCAAGAAATATTGCCC AATGTGGAAGAAAGTAATTGACAATTTGCCTGAAGTTATCGGATGTCCAAAGACGTTCGTTGAAATTTTACAAGACTACTTCTATTCAATGATGCCGGAAAAGTGTAAAGATATTACAGAGCAATATCGACCTGAAGACAATGGTTCCTCCAATGTCATCTTTAAGGGAGGACAAATGTACTTTAGTTTCATATTATTTCTCATCTTCGTCTTTGCTACTGAATAA
- the LOC115218302 gene encoding zinc finger protein 239-like isoform X2, producing the protein MPKIMGKSSYHCDICKKPFSREVNLIAHKRVCAEVKPYHCNTCGKAFTGRRDLTKHKCINTNEKPHRCDICGKAFSYEGSLTIHKYSHTGEKPHHCDICGKSFSQKGNLTIHRRSHTGEKPYRCEICGKAFPSSGELTNHKYSHTSKNRYRCDICGKSFFSASLLTVHKYCHTGEKPYGCDICGKSFNQKGNLTSHKRIHTGEKPYDCDICHKAFSSSSDLTKHIYTHTGKKRYQCDICGKSFSQNSNLNTHKRVHTGEKPYHCDICGSSFSQNDNLIKHRRIHTGEKPYPCNICGSSFSHRNTPITHTCTNTKE; encoded by the exons ATGCCAAAAATAATGGGAAAATCatcataccactgtgatatctgtaaaaagccATTCTCTCGAGAAGTTAACCTCATTGCCCACAAACGTGTTTGTGCTGAAgtaaaaccatatcactgtaatactTGTGGTAAAGCATTCACTGGAAGAAGggatttaactaaacacaaatgcaTTAACACAAATGAGAAACCACAtcgatgtgatatctgtggtaaagcgTTCTCTTATGAAGGTTCTTTAACTATACACAAATacagtcatacaggagagaagccacatcactgtgatatctgtggtaaatcattctctcaaaaaggtaaTCTCACCATCCATAGGCGTagccatacaggagagaagccatatcgctgtgaGATCTGTGGCAAAGCATTCCCTTCAAGTGGTGAGCTGACTAACCACAAATACAGTCACACAAGTAAGAATCGATatcggtgtgatatctgtggtaaatcattcttttctGCAAGTCTCTTGACTGTGCATAAATAttgtcatacaggagagaaaccatatggctgtgatatctgtggtaaatcttttaaTCAAAAGGGCAACCTTACcagtcacaagcgtattcatacaggagagaaaccatatgactGTGATATTTGTCATAAAGCATTCTCTTCGAGTAGTGACTTAACtaagcacatatacactcacacaggtaAAAAacgatatcaatgtgatatctgtggtaaatcattctctcagaattcTAATTTAAATACTCACAAACGagttcatacaggggaaaaaccatatcattgtgatatctgtggtagttCTTTCTCTCAAAATGATAACTTAATTAAACACAgacgaattcatacaggagagaaaccatatccgtgtaatatctgtggtagtTCTT tctctCATAGAAATACCCCAATTACTCACACATGCACTAATACAAAAGAGTAG